AGGAATAGCCATTACGTTGTGGGCGCAATTTAAGGTGAAGCGCACATTTCGCAAATACGATGAATTTGTTGCGCGAAGCGGTGCGACTGCAGATCAGGTCGCGCGAGATATTTTGCGTCGCGGCGGTTTGCCCGTGGGCGTGGAGCCTGTGCATGGGCATTTGACAGATCACTACGATCCGAGAGATCGCATGCTGCGCCTGTCGGAAAGTGTGTATGGCAATCGCTCCTTAGCCGCGATTGGCGTGGCTGCTCACGAAGCCGGGCATGCGTTTCAACACGCACAGGGATATGTGCCCCTGTCTCTTCGGACGAGCCTGGTTCCGGTGGCTAATTTGGGATCGAAGGCGGCGTGGATTTTCATTATTGCCGGGGCACTTTTCAGCATATTTGAACTGCTGTTTTTGGGTATTGTGTTCTTTTCGGCGGCTGTGGTTTTCAGTATTGTCACCCTGCCAGTTGAATTTAATGCGAGTAGTCGGGCTATTCATATTCTGGCAGATGGCGGATATTTGACACCTGAGGAGATCCCCGCTTCGCGCAAGGTTTTGAATGCCGCCGCGCTGACTTATGTCGCATCAGCACTGGTGGCGATTTTGGAGTTGTTGCGCTTGTTGTGGATGGCGGGTTTTTTGGGCGGATCGGATGAGTAGCTGACTGCTAATTTTTAGGGAGGACTATATGTACGATGTGGTGACTTTTGGCGAGGCGATGATTCGGTTGTCTTCGCCAGAATACCGCCGATTGGAGAATGCGAGTAAACTCGATGTCGAGATCGGTGGGGGAGAATACAATGTCGCGGTCGGTTGCGCGCATTTGGGTTTGAAGGCGGCGTGGGTGTCCCGGTTGGTCGATAATTGGACGGGTTGGATTATTCGCAACAAGGGGCGCGAGCACGGGGTGGATATGTCCAATATTTTGTGGACGGATTTTGACGGTGTAGGGCTTGAGCGTAATGGGTTTTATCATATGGAAGTGGGGGTGGGGCCGCGTGCGAGTGCGGTGACGTATGACAGAGGTCATACCGCGATTATGAATATCAAACCCGGAATGGTGGATTGGGTATCTATTTTTGAAGGGAGCAAGTGGTTTCACGTCAGTGGGATTACACCCGCGTTGTCCGAAGGTGCGTCAGAGGCTACAGTAGAAGCACTGGTAGCAGCCCGCGATGCAGGCGTGACCACGAGTTTTGATCTCAATTTCAGATCTAAATTGTGGAGTGCAGAACAAGCACAGGAGACGATTGCAAAGTGTATTCCGCATGTGCAGGTGCTTATCGGTAACGAAGAGGATTTTGAAAAGACGATGGGGCTTAAAGCCGAAGGCACGTCGGGCGATTACGATGCGCTGGATCCCGAAAGCTATAAAGATGTCGCGCGGAAGGCCATATCGCAATATCCCAATGTGACGCTTGTGGGCACAACCCTGCGCGTTGCGAAGACCGGATTGCTGAATGACTGGCGCACACTGCTTTACGATGGCAGTGAGTTTTATTTTTCGCGTATTTACGAAAATTTGGAGATGGTAGATCGCGTGGGTGGTGGCGATAATTTTTCAGCGGGTATTATTGCCGGGGTGCTCGAGGGCGAGCCAGCTCAGGATATCGTGGATTTCGCAGGGGCTTATTCGGCGCTGGCACATACGTTCCCGGGGGATGTGAACTGGGCTACGCGATCGGAAGCCGAGAGTGCGATGAAGGGTGAGAGTGCGCGGATTAGACGATAGCGTCTGAAAGGGGATATGGCAAGGTTGCAAAAATGGCAAAACTTGATAAATTAAAAGAAGAAATAGGATGGATGAAAATTATATTTGGTATATTGGTTGCCATTGATATCTCCCTTGTTGCCTGGTTGGCACAAAACTACAAAACCGCTACATTCCTTGTGTTTATATGTGCCATTGGGGCTTTTGGGACCACAGTCGGCATTGTATGGGTCAACAAAGCGGCGTATCACAAAATCAACAAACTGGAGGATTTGTGATGGAATGGTTGCTCATTACAGTTTTTTTGGTATTTATGACAGGCATTGGCATTGTCACTGTCCAGGCCGTTAGAAACGGTAGCGAAACGGATAGCAAGTCCGACAAATCAACGCCCTGATGGTTGATTGATAAACTGGAGGATCTATGAGGGAATGGTTCCTTATTGCAGGTTTTGCGATCTTCATGACTGGCATTATTACGGTGGCTGTACAGGCCATTAGACATGCCTATAAGGATGATGGCAAGTCCAGCAAATCGACGCGCCCATGAAGGGTCAGGTTATGTATGGTGCAATAACGAATGCCTCTCTCCATTTTGGAGAGAGGTTTAATTTTGTGAGGAGGATAAATGTCAAGTACTTTGGATCGCATTATTGATTGCGGTGTGGTTGCCGTGTTGCGGGCAGATAATCCGTCGCAGTTGATGGATGTGTCAAAAGCGTTGCGCGAAGGCGGTGTGGTGGCAATTGAAGTGACGATGACGGTGCCGGGGGCGCTGAAGGTGATTGAAGAAGCGTCGGCAAAGATGGCAGATACGATTATTGGGGTGGGGTCTGTGCTCGATCCAGAGACGGCGCGGGCAGCAATTCTATCCGGCGCAGAATATGTGGTGAGTCCCATTTTGAATACGGCGGTAATCGAGATGAGCAAGCGGTATGGCAAGGCCGTGATGCCCGCAGGGTTTACGCCTACAGAAATTTTGACGGCCTGGCAAGCGGGAGCCGATGTGGTCAAGGTGTTTCCCGCTGGCGTGGGAGGACCGTCTTATTTTAAGGATATTCTGGGTCCTTTGCCACAGGTGAAGCTCATGCCCACGGGTGGGGTAGATGCCAAAACAACGCCCGAGTTTATCAAAAATGGCGCGGTGGCTGTGGGGGCTGGCAGTGCGATGGTCGATAAGACGGCTGTGGATAATAAAGACTGGGCATCTTTGACGGCAACGGCAAAATCTTTTGTAGATGCTGTGGCGCAGGCGCGAGTGGAAAAATGAGTTTGACGATTGGCATAGATTTAGGGGGCACCAATACGCGTGCGGGGCTTGTGACAGCGTCTGGGGAGATTGTAGGTAGGGCGCGGGGACCGACGCGATTGCATCTGGGGGCTGAGGGTGTGATATATGGCATTGCCGAATGTGCGCGTGCGGCTGCGCGAGATGGTGGGATTTCACTGGCAGAAGTACAGGGGGTAGGGGTTGGTGCGCCCGGTCCATTAGATCCGTTTGAGGGCGTGATCATATCGCCCGAGAATTTGCAGTGTATGCACGGTGTGCGGTTAAAGGATCGCCTGGAGGCATTGCTCGGTCTGGGCGTGGTGGTGGATAATGATGCAAATTTAGCGGCTTATGGCGAGCAATGGCTGGGAGCTGGTCGAGGTGTTGATCACTTTTTGTGCGTGACTCTGGGCACGGGAGTTGGCGGTGGATGGATTAGCGAGGGACGGGTTATGCACGGGTTTAATGGCAATGCGGCCGAGGTGGGGCATATTACAGTGGATCACAATGGACCGCGCTGTCCGTGTGGTAATTTTGGATGTTTGGAGATGTATGCATCGGCCACGGCCATGGTGCGCCGCACGCTGGAAAGACTTGAAGGGGAAAAGCCGGAGACGTCTCTGAAAGCCGGGGGTTTGACCACACAGGTTATTTTTGAAGCGGCAGAGACAGGTGATGATTTTGCAATGCAGATGTTTGAGGAGACGGGGTTTTTCCTCGGTGTGGGGCTGGTGAGTCTGGTGAATGTATTGAATGTGGATCGCGTTGCACTAACAGGCGGATTGGCGCAGGCGGGTGATTGGATTTTTGATCCGGCGATGCGAACTTTTTGGGATCGCGGTACTGTTGGTGTAAAAGAACATGTGCAGATTGTTTCTGCTGAATTGGGCGATGACGCGGGAATTTTAGGCGCGGCCAGACACGCGCAGAGGAATTAAAAATTAAAAACTGATGTTACGCATTATGCACAATATAATGGTCTGTCATTTTGAGCGGAGCGCAGCGGAGTCGAAAAATCTTCTACCAACGCAGGTGGAACAGATGCTTCGGCTCCGTTACACTCCGCTCAGCATGACAAAAACCACAGACATGCGTAACATCAGTTCCTAATTCTCTTGTTCCTTTTGCCACGCTTCATATTCTACACGCGCTTCATCTGTCAGTGGATAATATTTCCGCAGGTCGCCGCCTTCGGCGAGTTTCATTCGGCTAAAGACTTCCCATTCGGCGTGTTCGGTCGCTTTTTCTGCCAATTCAGGCGCGAGTTTAATCGGTACTACCACGGCGCCGTCGTCGTCGGCAATAATAATATCGCCGGGCATTACAAGTGTGTCACCACACGCTATCGGGACATTCACGGCGTGGGGGAAAATATTGGTTTGCGCGTGAAAATTGGGCGTTGTTCCTTTAAGCCATAAGCCGAGGTTTAATTCCCTGGCGTGGGGAAAATCGCGAATACAACCATCGACAATTGCACCTTGACCGCCCTGGCCGGAAAAATAGGTCAGCATCATCTCGCCAAAAACGCCACTGCTCATGTCGCCCCGAGCATCGACTACAACCACATCGCCCGGTTGTGTGTGATATAGCACATGGCGATGCAATTGTCTTTCCGGCCCTTGATATTCTCCCGATGAATGCAGATCTTCTCGTTTGGGCATAAATTGTAGCGTCAGTGCCGGGCCACAAATTGATTTGCCCGGCGTTCGGGGAAGGGGCCCCAAAATTTGGGCATCGCGGATGCCCAGCTTAAATAATTCTCCACTTGCTGTGGCACTGCCAATATGTGATAACGCATCAATTAATGACCTGGATGGGCGTTTTATATCCTGTGTTTGAATGGGTTCTAAACTCATCTATAGCTCCTGTTTTGATTGGTTTCACGCATCTTGTATGATCTTAAGATAAACAATGCCCGCATGGATTCAACACTATTTTCTTGTTTGGCAAGAATCTGATTGTACAGTATTTTTGAAGCACTGGTGCTGTTTGTTTTAAGATTTGACATATTCTTAAGCCGTGCGCGATACGGTTTATTATTTTTTTACAGGAGGTCTCATGCTCGGTCTTATCGGACTTGGACTCGTCGGGTCCGCACTTGTTGAACGCTTTCGCGACAAAGGTTTAGAAATTGCGGGGTATGATATTGATTCCGAAAAAATAAAAGCACATGAAGGCGACGGTTTTAAGCCCTGCAAATCGCCAGCCGATGTCGCTGATAAAGCGCGTCGAATCGTTCTTTCGCTTCCCGACTCTTATGTTGTCAACGATGTGGTTACAGGTGCGAGGGGCGTTTTGTCTGCGGCATCTCCCGGCGCAATTATTGTGGATACTACTACAGCCGATCCGCAGATGTCAACTGCGCTTGCCAAACGCCTTGAAAGCAGGAGTATTCGCTTTCTCGATGCGACTATTCTCGGATCCAGTAAGCAGGTGCGCGAATCAGATGTTCTCGTGATGGTCGGCGGTACTTTACCCGTCTTTGAACTGTGTACAGATATTTTTGAAGCCTTCTCGCTCAAGACCTTTCACATGGGGCCTTCGGGCAAAGGTGCGGAAGCCAAACTCATTGTCAATCTCGTGCTCGGTCTCAACCGTCTCGTATTGGCCGAGGGGCTTGTTCTCGCACAAAAAACGGGGGTAGATATCGATGTTTTGCTCGATGTTTTTAAGATGGGTGGCGCGTATTCTCGCGTGATGGATATTAAAGGCGAAAAAATGATCACCGGAGATTTTACCACTCAGGCTGCATTGGATCAGCACTTAAAAGATGTGGAACTCATTCTTGACCTCGGCGCGCGTACGGAAACGCCATTGCCCGTAACCGGGCTTCACGCCCAACTTTTGCGCACGGGCGTTGCGCTCGGTCTTGCAGAACAGGACAATTCCGCCATTGTCGAAGTGTTGAGGAAAATGGCGGGAATTAAATAATCTTGACCGGAAAGGATATGTCCATGATTATTG
This window of the Gemmatimonadota bacterium genome carries:
- a CDS encoding zinc metallopeptidase, which translates into the protein MLVGLMVMFIGIAITLWAQFKVKRTFRKYDEFVARSGATADQVARDILRRGGLPVGVEPVHGHLTDHYDPRDRMLRLSESVYGNRSLAAIGVAAHEAGHAFQHAQGYVPLSLRTSLVPVANLGSKAAWIFIIAGALFSIFELLFLGIVFFSAAVVFSIVTLPVEFNASSRAIHILADGGYLTPEEIPASRKVLNAAALTYVASALVAILELLRLLWMAGFLGGSDE
- a CDS encoding sugar kinase codes for the protein MYDVVTFGEAMIRLSSPEYRRLENASKLDVEIGGGEYNVAVGCAHLGLKAAWVSRLVDNWTGWIIRNKGREHGVDMSNILWTDFDGVGLERNGFYHMEVGVGPRASAVTYDRGHTAIMNIKPGMVDWVSIFEGSKWFHVSGITPALSEGASEATVEALVAARDAGVTTSFDLNFRSKLWSAEQAQETIAKCIPHVQVLIGNEEDFEKTMGLKAEGTSGDYDALDPESYKDVARKAISQYPNVTLVGTTLRVAKTGLLNDWRTLLYDGSEFYFSRIYENLEMVDRVGGGDNFSAGIIAGVLEGEPAQDIVDFAGAYSALAHTFPGDVNWATRSEAESAMKGESARIRR
- the eda gene encoding bifunctional 4-hydroxy-2-oxoglutarate aldolase/2-dehydro-3-deoxy-phosphogluconate aldolase, giving the protein MSSTLDRIIDCGVVAVLRADNPSQLMDVSKALREGGVVAIEVTMTVPGALKVIEEASAKMADTIIGVGSVLDPETARAAILSGAEYVVSPILNTAVIEMSKRYGKAVMPAGFTPTEILTAWQAGADVVKVFPAGVGGPSYFKDILGPLPQVKLMPTGGVDAKTTPEFIKNGAVAVGAGSAMVDKTAVDNKDWASLTATAKSFVDAVAQARVEK
- a CDS encoding ROK family protein → MSLTIGIDLGGTNTRAGLVTASGEIVGRARGPTRLHLGAEGVIYGIAECARAAARDGGISLAEVQGVGVGAPGPLDPFEGVIISPENLQCMHGVRLKDRLEALLGLGVVVDNDANLAAYGEQWLGAGRGVDHFLCVTLGTGVGGGWISEGRVMHGFNGNAAEVGHITVDHNGPRCPCGNFGCLEMYASATAMVRRTLERLEGEKPETSLKAGGLTTQVIFEAAETGDDFAMQMFEETGFFLGVGLVSLVNVLNVDRVALTGGLAQAGDWIFDPAMRTFWDRGTVGVKEHVQIVSAELGDDAGILGAARHAQRN
- a CDS encoding ribonuclease activity regulator RraA, translated to MSLEPIQTQDIKRPSRSLIDALSHIGSATASGELFKLGIRDAQILGPLPRTPGKSICGPALTLQFMPKREDLHSSGEYQGPERQLHRHVLYHTQPGDVVVVDARGDMSSGVFGEMMLTYFSGQGGQGAIVDGCIRDFPHARELNLGLWLKGTTPNFHAQTNIFPHAVNVPIACGDTLVMPGDIIIADDDGAVVVPIKLAPELAEKATEHAEWEVFSRMKLAEGGDLRKYYPLTDEARVEYEAWQKEQEN
- a CDS encoding NAD(P)-dependent oxidoreductase; amino-acid sequence: MLGLIGLGLVGSALVERFRDKGLEIAGYDIDSEKIKAHEGDGFKPCKSPADVADKARRIVLSLPDSYVVNDVVTGARGVLSAASPGAIIVDTTTADPQMSTALAKRLESRSIRFLDATILGSSKQVRESDVLVMVGGTLPVFELCTDIFEAFSLKTFHMGPSGKGAEAKLIVNLVLGLNRLVLAEGLVLAQKTGVDIDVLLDVFKMGGAYSRVMDIKGEKMITGDFTTQAALDQHLKDVELILDLGARTETPLPVTGLHAQLLRTGVALGLAEQDNSAIVEVLRKMAGIK